tcttaattttaatttcttaaaagtataacatttaACAAACACCATTGCTTATCACCTATATTTGGATCACAGATTCTTACTCTTCAGGGAAGATTTTGTTCATCGGTACTTTGtcgaatattttgtttgtaacatCTTGGAATACGGAGCTGAGACTCTTTTCGTACGAATCCTTAAGTTCGTTGAAAACGAGTTccgaattttcatttaaaaacctGCAATTAATATATGGTATTAAGGACATTTAAACTGggatatgaaaaatgtatttgagCCCATATTTAAGTCATCTCCTATGAATTATGGTTTCGgggatatttaattaaaaacttaggtTATTTCTATTAGATACAAGATATACACAGATGTCGCAGCCAACTGGTTAAATTAGTCATTCAATGAAACGCCTAGCCAAACTTAACTAGTTACTAGACCAACCAAGACTGTGTAGAGTTAGAGTTAACAGATTTGGTTCCTTGTACAAAACTAAAAAAGTGGATTCTTATGCACGGGTGAATGATGTCGTTCAGGCCGTTGGTTGAAAGGCGTTTAGTAAAGTGGAATGTCATTGTATggctaattttatttgttagctgcgtcatatacaaaataattaaggtaTCATTAATAACGAAGGAAAAGTATAATTgtcagttattaataatatataacaatgagTAACATATTACTCTCCGTACTAATATAACTCTTGAACGGTAGGAGAATAGGAGAATTAGTCGATCGAGTGTTACTACATACAAAATGGTACATGCAAAAGTTACCCGCTACATTCATAATTATTCCAATTTACatatattggtttttttttataaattaaacatatttttttttaaatctgcaaCACATATTTGATAGCATCGGTTGCTATGCTATAATCGTATTAGGTCCACAGGATGACATCAATTAATTGTAGGCAAAAcccttacattattttaatgtctagATAGGCTCACAAATTTGAGAAACCGTCGGCAAAACTAGCGACCAacagttggccactaagtacacgcacactaatgCAATACAATGAAGTTtcgcgagtgtcaagcgtagctttCACGCACGTTTTGATCATAAAATTGGCccgtttcttttattttttttagttcgtCACTCGATTTAGACTTATATTTAATCTAAGGCAAAACTGTTTACagtaacataaacagcctgtaaggCCTCCTcgccatttgaggagaaggtttggagcatattccaccacgctgcttcgatgcgggttggtagatacacatatggcagaatttcgtacaaattagacacatgcaggttacctcacgatgttttccttcaccgccgagcacgagatgaattataaaaacaaattaggcacatgaaaatacagtggtgcttgcctgggtttgaaccagcaattatcaaaactatttaaaactcCACATTTCCAACGGCAAAGGTAAGAAGAACTATGTCGTTCACTATTAActaagcaaaattaaaataaataaagtacacaaaatcataatttgtatttaaatattacttaagttATTTGCCAATAGTTGGCGCTTATTGCCATAGCAAAAAGtgcaaattaaatacttacaagTTCATTTGATCTCCGAGCCTTTTGTCGCCGTTAAATAAGTTTGAGAATTGCAAAGAAACCTTTTCCGGTATAAACTTAACTTTGTAATCTTTTATATGCATGTATGTCTCTCCATCTTTTTTAATTGGTTCGCCGATTAAATCGTGCTTGACAATTAAATTCACTgggaaaacaattaaattataatacaaaacaattaataatcatGGTTTAAGTATAGTTCTATCACTATGCAAacctaattacaaataataatttattttgtttcaaaatgttttcactATTCGCCGCACGATGGCGCAACACGTTGAGaactatataaatgatattttagttATTCTTGTTTCTACAAGATGGCGTTACAATTTAACGTCTTGAatgtttgtgtaattttattcgCTATCTGTAAAATAGAGGAATTAACATACCCATTGTTATATTAGCGACTCCTTTTCCCTGAATCGGTAACACAAGAATCCTTCCTTTCATAACGTAATCAGCTATAAATTCCATTTTTGGCGTGATAGATTCCGTTCGTAACCGGTAATGTTTGAGATCGGCtctgtaaatataaagtatCCAAAGTTAAGacttaatatctttattaataaataatatacttaagtatttaatcataataataataatttaaagaaactgaaataaataacaatttattatccCTTAGACTCCTATAGTCACAGATATTAAGTTCTTGGaatcaatataaaaactgaattataaattaattaaacataaatattttttaaggttgtaaacaaatatatttttttactgtttttattgCAGACACTTTTTATTCCACAAAACTTTTGAGCGACACTAACAATTAACATactattagcattagcattagcagcccgtaaatgtcccactgctgggataaaggcctcctctcccatactattaacatttattaaaaaaaaattataaaaaaaaaatagtaccaCGGCGTTATACCACGCGTTTTAATGATTGGTCTCCAGGTGGAACATAAAGAATAGTCCTCCCTTAGAGttcaaattcataaaatttagcGAAGTGGTTTGgcggtgaaagagcaacaggccGATGGATATActgacagatagagttactatttataatattagtaaagattctTACTTGTAAGTTGTAAGGATGGAGTCGGTCAAGCCATGGAGTTTTATTCTTCGGTAGTTTTGTGAGATGACCACTGGCCCCGATCCAGATTCAATGTCCATACCAGATACTAGCAGAGGCTCCAGCGCCGGCACTTTTAGCGCGGGTATACCTGAAattgtaatcattaaaattaataatgagtaTAATAGAACTGTTGAATGTAGTTTCAACTCtagttgtttaaaaatagcaatgataggtttttaatgtattacttataaaaagtattGACCATCTGTAATTCCAAAATAACTGCCCTTTTAATATTGCCATACGacgtaatcaaaataaaaaaatatttttattttttttgtaattcgaaGATTCCAAGATTCCTTTCCCTGGAATAATCTTCGAATCTAAACTAATGTCTTGCAGTAATAAGGTAGTGGAGAACTCTATAAGATTACGTTTGATCacgtgattatattttatttgggatTCTTGCGTAAGAATTTCAAAAAGACCTAGTAGGTACTTACGGCCATTTTGTTCCTTGATACAACAttgaagattataaatattagttaacgattgaaatttaaatatttaaactaaatgaaGGTACATTTATGAAAGCTATGAATAAAATTGTGATATCATGGTTCATAGGATAGTTCGTTTCCGTGTTTTTTTCtcaatgttaaaacaaaaaccttgtataatatattactttataaggTACTCAACCAGTCCTCGTGTAAGGGAAAAAAATGACGTTTGAAAACTTAAACATACATTCAACTGTTCcgatctagtggctagcttataaagcTAGCCGATGCTAAGGTGGAGGTTCTAATGTCAGGTCGGAAAGGTAACAAATGTTGGTGATgagtgaacaaaaaaaaaacagccttGTTTATACACCTGTTTAATTTCGCACACACTTGTGAGATTGATCCAGCATAGGGAAAACAATCGACGATACGTGTTAAGTCAAAGTATAAACTCTCTGTAATCCAAATTTTAAACATCTTTACAAAATTCCGTTCATCCATTCACACgaactttcgcgtttataatattagtagcaaATATATCGGAAGAAAAACGAAaatacatcatattatttttatgtacaactttatcttaattttattaatgatttatccAATATTGTAATGGAATATTTACAAGTCGACGACATCACGATTCTTCCTGAACATTAATTGATGAGGCTGTCTGAACAGCCATTAATTTTATCGTTTTGATCgcataataagaaaataaaactttttaatgacCAGCTTCTTTCATCCGGAATTGCCTTAAATGTAACCCTTTGGTGAAGTCTCAatgatcaatttaattatatgaaatggcgccaatttcatttatttatttttactttttaatatataacgtaAATAATTCACAACAAAGTAGTAATTGTACGAGGAAATCGACCAGAAATTGGACAAGCCGACATTATAGATAACCTTTGTTGAAATAAGTTCGGTTAACTGTTAACTGAACATTCCGTtcattagtttaaatatttattttatgttttataattcatttcatggcATGCGGTAAAgaataacatcgtgaggaaatctgcgtATGTCGTATCAATATTTTGACTATTGCGTtattaagtgtaatgcttctatattgaataaattcctttattcaatatagaagcattacacttacttattgatagtcaaatgaaacactaccaccagttcggaaaagaaaaaacccacacctgagaagaaccgtcgAGAGAAACTCAGAGGGTCTTTTTTTGgctattttatatgaatatgaatagaattaTGCAGGAGGCGATAGTTTCACTCCCAATGTGtggtatcaataataaattcactaatTGTATCAGACAATAGGGaatcagtaatttatttttaaatataattcgttttttttagtgtttttaaaaagtaatcaattagcctattaaatatactttatttatcaccttagaagataataaaattatctttttatgtaAAGTTTCACCATTATTGTAGTTAGTAATATTACCATTTTGTGAGAAGATATTTTGTTCTTAGACCGTTATTTTAAGCGGGAAATCACCATTCGCCACAatgatatagataaaatatattcaaagtataCATTTGAAAGAATTCGAATGCTTACTGAGACAATCGGGCACACGGCTGGccatctatacaattttatatagaattatatgtcttGTTTGGAATTATATGTGTTGTCTTGACTGGTCATACATTAGTAATGTGTTTTTTCTAAAATacgttttaactttattaattgtatgtatagCCAGTTCCAAGAAGAGGAAGAGGACGGATAAAAAATTTTGACATTGAATAGACGCGAC
This is a stretch of genomic DNA from Vanessa atalanta chromosome 20, ilVanAtal1.2, whole genome shotgun sequence. It encodes these proteins:
- the LOC125071779 gene encoding protein takeout-like, which encodes MFLIFLFAPLTLVIAENVLPSDFIRCRQKDNKLNECLTGAVPDALRRMKEGIPALKVPALEPLLVSGMDIESGSGPVVISQNYRRIKLHGLTDSILTTYKADLKHYRLRTESITPKMEFIADYVMKGRILVLPIQGKGVANITMVNLIVKHDLIGEPIKKDGETYMHIKDYKVKFIPEKVSLQFSNLFNGDKRLGDQMNLFLNENSELVFNELKDSYEKSLSSVFQDVTNKIFDKVPMNKIFPEE